In Gossypium arboreum isolate Shixiya-1 chromosome 3, ASM2569848v2, whole genome shotgun sequence, the sequence ATGATCGAAGACTGTTCCGATTGTTAATAAAAGAAATGCAGAGAGGAGAGAAAAGTTCAGAGatttctttcctttcctttctcttccaattgttttattttgtttgtttAGTTCCTGTCCTTTTTTCTCCCGTCCTTTTTCCTTTTACCTTTCTCGCTCGCGCGAGGGCAGGCAGGCAGGCAGCGAGCGAGAGATAAAAAAGAATTTAGTCaactttatttattatatttgttttctttatatatatatatatctctctTTTAATTTGTGTCATGACATGTCATCCATATATTTGCCAAGAACTATGCATTTGAAGATaaaatatttttcctttttaaaataattaatataaataatttaatcattatcAATATCATAAGTTaagttgaaattgaaattgatatTTTTTAATAGAGGTAGGAATGTATTATCATAAGATTCATTCAGAGCTTATAATGTTATAGTATATCAATACAAGTTcttaaatttaacattaatttaCAGTTGATCCATTAACATAACTAGTAGACAATAGAGTTTACAACTCAATAAACCATAAGCATATAGACTTTATATTAATGATAATAAATATACGGAGGTATGTAGATATAGAAAAAGATAGATAGCGACTTTAGTTTTTTGGTTCCTAATTAAGGTAGTTTGTTGTTACTAATTGGAAGAGGGAAAGTAAAGCTTGGATGTAGTGATAAAGGAAAGAAATCTATATGacattattagatatggttaccatgaatttttaaaaagattaatttttataaatcacAAGGGTTTAGCTTTATAAAATGTCCTTTTACTTGGGAAtttgaaatttttagaaatttgTCATAGTGGGTGAAGATATTGATGTTGGTGCATTAAGGATCAATTGTTGTGATTGAAGTGGGATGTTGGTTGTTGAATTGGAACTAACCATTAAAAGGTAGGTTTGCTTTTGCAATTGCTCCTCTAACTCCATACTAACACATCTATAGTCCATGTACCATTTAAAATAGGGCAAAAACTCAACTTGCATTGTCCACAGAAAacacaaacaaaaaaaaatatttgatCATAACCATCCTCCCACAAGAATTACTTTGTGTGAAAAGATCCAATAAAATCAGCTTCTAATGAGCAGATGCTGATGATGTTTGTTTCTTTACATCATCATTGGTACAACTAATACACAGTTGACAACAATAGAATTAAAGCAGGTAAGTAGTGAAGGAATTGAGGATTGTGGAGGAGGGGTAGGCATTAGGCAGCGCAGGAATTACAGTTGCAAGTCTTGGGTACAAAAGCACAAACGCCAAAGGGCTTGTTGGGAAGCTGGCAATCGATGCCAAAGCAGCAAGGCATTGAAGTACAGGTGGAGGCAGCGGTGGCGCTGCAACACTTGCACAGCAAGCACAGCTGGAAAGGGGCAAGCCTTCGCCGTGCACCATCATCCTTGCCTAAATCAGGTTGAAGAAGGCGATACTCAGTAGGCCCTACGGGTTTATACTCTCCATTACTCCTAGATGCTGTTGCGGAAGCCTTAACTGCAACTATGTCATCGTCAATTAATCAAGCCGATTACGTTAATTAAGATTTAAGAGAGGCAGCATGCATACCTAGACAAGCGGTGAAGAGGACTAGAATTGATATTTTAAGGATACGAAGATCAATGGCCCAGCTGTCCATATTTTGTTCACAGCGCTCATGCATAAAGAGGAAGACAAAGAGGACGGAGGAGAGTGAGGGAGTGATAAAAACACTTTTTCCCTAATAAAATTCGTGTGGTGGATAGGGAAGGAGAAGGAGATTTGTTAAGAAAAGTGGGTCAAACAAACGTATGGATGATTTATTTATTTGTCATTTGTATTTCAGACTTAACCAATCATACAGGCTTAGTATTATTGATGGGGTTTTGGTTTTGAAGGTTTTTTTGTGGCTTTACCTACAACTTTTGACACGGTTAAAAACGTAAAACCAATGCTCCACAATCCACCCACCGATGCTTGGTTAAAGATCCAAACTAGTTTGTGCCTGTCATCACATCACTTGGAAATGCACTCCTCCCCATTTTCCCCAATGCTTTTAAACTAATTTGTCATATTACTGCTAATTTTCGCTGTAGAGTTTCACCTTTCTTTTTGCTTCTTCAATCTTATGCCATGCTCTGTAGGCACAAAGAAGTTGTATGATACTAAACGAGTACGTTTAGAGAAATATAGACAGATACGAGAATAAGCAACGGTTTattcaaacaaacaaaaaagGGGTGAACTCATTGTCATCATCGCAAGTTGGTACACTGTTCATTTTCAGAGTTGCTGTCAACATTTTCCATTGTCTACCATCTTCATCAAAATTATTCACAGCTAAAAAGCATCTACTTACAAGTCTGAAACTGCATGCTTTTATGCTGAAGACAACTTTCCGACAGGAAATTCCAGTGGCAAAggataaaacaaaaaaaagtgataCAAGCTTCAGTTGAATAgcataatcaacacataatcaaCACAGACTACAGACAACTTACACATTAGGTACAATTAAGTAAAACCACCCTTGTTTTAACAAGCAAATTTGTCACTTTTGACAGGGGGTCATGCTACAAAAGCCACACCAAACAAGTATACAAGTAGGTGACATTTTCATCGAACTCTGCATGCTGCAGGGCCACCTGGGGAACAATTTGGATTAGACGACCTACAAATGGCACCTGGACCAACATTGTTTGAAAATCTGTGTCGCACTCGATAATCTGGAACTCCACCCATTGCAAACGGACCAGCACTACCTCCTGTTACTTTTGAGTTCAAAGACGAGGAGACTTCATCTGCACTACCACCAGTGCATTGTAGAGGTTCCAGCGTTTCAACAACATCACTCATTAACGGCCTTGCTTTTGGATTCTGGCTCAAACAATAGTATGCCAAGCTGCATGCCTTCTGGGCAGCCCTTGCTGAATACTGGTTCTCCAATCTTGGGTCAATTATTTGAAGTAATTTTCTCTTATCATTCAGTTTTGGGCGAGCCCAATCCACCAAATTCTGCTCCTTGCTTGGTCTTGTCTTATCAACAGATTTTCTTCCCGTCAAAAGCTCCAAAAGAACAACTCCGAAGCTGTATACATCACTCCTCGCAGTCAGATGACCTGCTCATTTTATAGGCAGAAATAATTaactataaatatcaaatataattGCTTCTTAATTTTATCAAACCATCAGAAGGAAAAAGTGAAGACTACAGAAGTAGTAGACAATATGATAAATGCTCAAATGTACCAAAATTCCAGAACTTGTGTAACAGCCACTTAAGAAGCATGAACTAAATCAACTTGAGGAATTTCTCAATTCTGTCTATATCCTTGATAACTCTTTATTCTGTTAGACATGAATCATAGCTTTGGATCCCATTCGAAAATCACGATAAAAATGATCTGGTGAATTtactttcatttattttcataAATTGTTCATACACGGTGTGCTAAAAACAAGATTTTCAACTGTCCTTCCCACACAACATTGATGATGAGAAATCCAAAATTATCTTCCCCTTTGACAATGCCAAGAGCACAAAACAAATGCAACTTGTTCCTTAAGCACTACCAGCAACAGTGACACTGAAGGACCTATATCTATCTATATGATGAATCAGCTAAATTGTTATTGGTTGCTGGTAGCTTGCACCCAACATGCTTTCAAGCTCTGCCTTTCTGTAAGGCCGCTCAGAGAGGTAATGTTATTATCAAAGATGGTTATCAACTCATTTCCCCAGCTGGGAGGACACCATTATTCCTATAAATGTTATTATGATGTATCACACATTACTAAGATTTTAGTAGGTCATACCAGTCATAACATATTCAGGTGCAGCATATCCATATGTTCCCATTACTCGAGTTGAAACGTGGGTCTCATCACCTTGTGGTCCAGCTTTTGCAAGTCCAAAATCAGAAAGTTTGGCTGTATAATCCTACATATTCAAGAGGCAAACCCATGGTTGAAGAGGAATTGAGGTCCCATAAATCAGAATCATGGTAGTATATTACtgaatggattttttttttctcaactAGCATAGATTTAAGGGACAACAAATTCAACAATCAAGGGAAAAGAAGACAAGTGAAAGGTCTAGAATGAACAATGTATGCAAATACTTACAGAGTCCAACAATATATTGGAGGTTTTAAAATCCCTATATATTACGGGTCTTTCAGCATTGTGTAGGAAAGCAAGCCCTTTAGCAGCTCCTAGAGCAATCATCATTCTTTTCGCCCAGGATAAAGGTGCAGTTGCCTCTGAATGGCATAGGAAAGCGATGTCAACCTTTGTTAACAATAAATAGAGAAGTTACCATAGACAAAGAGAATCATAACAAATTTCAGAAATGGAAGAAGCAAAAGGAAACCGTTGAAGTACTCAGTGGCTTTAGGTTCTAACTTGGATAATCATAATAAGCATGAGACACATCATGCTTTTAATTCCCAAGGAACACAGGATGACTGATGGAGGACACTACATATCCAGCAGTCCCGAGGCAATGATTATAGATGCTGGCCTACAAATACAGATTATGTTTCTTTTCATATGATTGCTTCATTTATCAAATAAGTTTAGAAGGTAGAAAATGGTGATCTCTTAGAGCCTTGCAATAAAAGAGGACAGATAATCTCTCATGATATCAATTTACTTGGCTGTCAGCCTGTCACGGCTTTAAGAAAAAAATAGAGTTGCTGAAAAACCAAATTCTGTCAGTTTGAACAGATGCCCTCAGTTAGCATCACCCCACTAAGTTCCTCTCAAGATTAATATCATATCAGCTGCACTTACCTTGTTCTCCTCCGTGTAAATTAGCAACATCGATGGttcattgaaattattttgaaacaAAACTTCTAAAATAGCACCTCGTGCAAAGAGGTGCTTATGGCCCTGCAGGCCTCTTGTAGCAGTTAAACTGCTTTATTGGATAAAAAACCCGTTTACATATCCAAGAAAGTGGTGCTTATGACAGATTATGAAATCCTATCATGCGATGAGCCATGCACTAGGTTAGATCAGTGCAATATTTTCCTAAAAAGATTCAATATTCTGATAGTAACAGTTTTGGTTCATAACCAAGGAGCTACATCAAGTAAGTTTAAGATGCTCCACGCTAAAGAAGTCTGTCATGATAAAGGGTGGAAGCAATGCATTGACTACATTATTTTTAAGTAgataaacaaaatttaaagagCCTAGTTGATGAGAACAAGTTAGCACTTAGCAGCAGGAAAGGAAATGTATTTGCAATACTAATGAAATAGAAAGACAGGGAAAGAAGAAACACATATGGGCAGGGATTAATATAGGAATGATGTAAAATGTGGAGAAATGCCTACTTCGAAAAAGGTGGTTCTCAAGGCTACCACGGAACATGAATTCGTATACAAGTAGCCTGTGATCATCCTCACAACAATAGCCGATCAGCTTAACCAGATTGGGATGCCTGAGCTGGCCGAGGAAGTTGACCTCAGTCTGGAGACAGAGAGCAAAGCAGTTTCagggaattaaaaaaaaaatggggGAGAAGAATGTAGGTAAAAAGGGAAAGAGAGAGTACATACAAGCCATTCGCGGTGACCCTGAAGGCCCTCCTTGTTGAGGACCTTGACAGCGACAGGAAGAGATTTGAGACCGACCCGCACATTCTCGTCAATATAACCTTTATAGACGGTTCCGAAGCCACCTTCCCCGAGAATATAGTCAGAACGGAAGCTCTTGGTAATAGTCTCAAGCTCGAATAAAGTGAAGGCAATAATGTGGGTATAGAGAAGCGCATTTTTCCTGGAATCCTCGAAGTCGCTCAGATCTGAGAGGGTACGATTCTGAGTCTGGCTCTGACTTTGAGTAAGCTTCTTGTCGGATAAGATGTGGTTGTGGAGCTGCTGAACTGCGATTTTCAAAATTGGAAATTCAAGGAATGGGAAGAAGGGGAAAGATGCCCTAGCCCTAGTGCTTGCTGGGCAGCGCAGATGGAAAAGTAGTAAAAGAAAAGAATGTAACCTAACCTTGAGCATGAGTAACAACGTCAGATTCCTCTCTAGTGCCACAGTTGCCCATGACGGAAGAATGAGTTGGCAATCGCAATCGCAGTAGCTTCTTCTTCGGCTTCCCAATTCCACAACCCTCTTCTGTCGTCACCTACTTTCATTCTGTGCCTGGAATTAAAATAATGTTACTTGGGGTGATTTCATATCAATCAATGTGAGTGAGATTGCTTCTTTTCCGCCCGCACCCGCACCCGCACCGGCACCCACACCTGCACCCGCACCCGCACCCGCACCCGCACCCGCACCCGCACCCGCACCCGCACCCGCACCCGTACCTTTCTGTGTTTACCAACCAACTTGTCGTGTAGACCTTTCAACATCATTGCCATCTTTTTCACCAAACTACTGCTTTACTTTCTACTTTCACTacagtaattttattttatttttataaaagggTAAACTAACTAATTGATCACCTAATTTTTGGgagttttcattttagtcacttaaatgTTAAATCTCTAACAGTGATTAACTGTGCATACCATAtcatcatttttaccattttttacCCCCTGTTACTGTTCATCATCTTCCCCTCCACGTCACCCTTGCTtccaccattttttttttctataaatTCATTAATTATAGTTACACTACTTTTTAATCCACTGCTTCACCCTTTCTTCCATGTGTATGTTCTCACGTCGCATCCCTTCCAGTTCAGCTCTCATGGCTTCAAGGACATTCTTTGCATCTTGTATTAATtgcccaaaataataaaaaatccaaCCTGAACTAGAATATTATCACATTGACTTATTCAATCTAAtttcattttgtttattttattgttattttaattttaatattgttatta encodes:
- the LOC108475713 gene encoding uncharacterized protein LOC108475713 isoform X2 — encoded protein: MHERCEQNMDSWAIDLRILKISILVLFTACLVKASATASRSNGEYKPVGPTEYRLLQPDLGKDDGARRRLAPFQLCLLCKCCSATAASTCTSMPCCFGIDCQLPNKPFGVCAFVPKTCNCNSCAA
- the LOC108475713 gene encoding uncharacterized protein LOC108475713 isoform X1; the protein is MHERCEQNMDSWAIDLRILKISILVLFTACLVAVKASATASRSNGEYKPVGPTEYRLLQPDLGKDDGARRRLAPFQLCLLCKCCSATAASTCTSMPCCFGIDCQLPNKPFGVCAFVPKTCNCNSCAA
- the LOC108476085 gene encoding probable serine/threonine-protein kinase PBL8 gives rise to the protein MGNCGTREESDVVTHAQVQQLHNHILSDKKLTQSQSQTQNRTLSDLSDFEDSRKNALLYTHIIAFTLFELETITKSFRSDYILGEGGFGTVYKGYIDENVRVGLKSLPVAVKVLNKEGLQGHREWLTEVNFLGQLRHPNLVKLIGYCCEDDHRLLVYEFMFRGSLENHLFRKATAPLSWAKRMMIALGAAKGLAFLHNAERPVIYRDFKTSNILLDSDYTAKLSDFGLAKAGPQGDETHVSTRVMGTYGYAAPEYVMTGHLTARSDVYSFGVVLLELLTGRKSVDKTRPSKEQNLVDWARPKLNDKRKLLQIIDPRLENQYSARAAQKACSLAYYCLSQNPKARPLMSDVVETLEPLQCTGGSADEVSSSLNSKVTGGSAGPFAMGGVPDYRVRHRFSNNVGPGAICRSSNPNCSPGGPAACRVR